Proteins from a single region of Paraglaciecola sp. T6c:
- a CDS encoding acyl-CoA dehydrogenase C-terminal domain-containing protein — MLQYKAPVMDMKFLVEDVFKYYQHYEKYPEFAEATPDLVDAILQECAKFCENELLPLNQSGDKEGCKFDNGVVTTPTGFKAAYNKYVEGGWQSLSHPVEHGGQGLPPSLGMAKQEMMGTANWSWAMYPGLSHGAMNTIQSHGTQEQKELYLTRLTEGTWTGTMCLTEPQCGTDLGQVKTKAIPNDDGTYDIVGTKIFISAGEHDLTENIIHIVLARLPGAPEGTRGISLFIVPKVQVDQQGNLGEGNKVTCGAIEDKMGIKASSTAVLNFDNAKGVLIGPENKGLECMFTFMNTARVGTALQGVCASELAYQNSLLYAKDRLSMRALTGKKCPDKVADPIIVHPDVRKMLMTQKAISEGGRAMIYYTAKIVDEIEMAKTDAEREKADDRLGFITPILKAFLTEMGCESTSQGMQIFGGHGYIKEWGMEQIVRDVRISTLYEGTTGIQALDLLGRKILLTRGKSLNAFSKEVLLFCKDKSMISKNPHKRQMNKFIWALSKNVANWQQYTMRLALKAKKDRDIVGSASVDYLMYSGYIMMAYFWAQMAQTAYEKLATDVENRDFYRAKIKTAEFYFERLLPRTKSLAKTMMADPKTLMQLDQDLLSFL, encoded by the coding sequence ATGTTGCAGTACAAAGCGCCCGTAATGGACATGAAGTTTCTGGTTGAAGACGTGTTCAAATATTATCAACATTATGAAAAATACCCGGAGTTCGCTGAAGCAACCCCTGATTTAGTGGATGCAATCCTGCAAGAATGCGCAAAATTCTGTGAAAACGAATTACTGCCGCTAAACCAAAGCGGTGATAAAGAGGGCTGTAAATTCGATAATGGTGTGGTGACCACGCCAACTGGCTTTAAAGCGGCCTACAACAAATACGTTGAAGGGGGATGGCAGAGTTTATCTCACCCGGTTGAGCATGGTGGACAAGGCTTACCTCCTTCGCTGGGCATGGCAAAACAAGAAATGATGGGCACGGCTAACTGGTCTTGGGCCATGTACCCGGGCCTGAGCCACGGAGCCATGAATACGATCCAAAGCCACGGCACACAAGAACAAAAAGAGCTTTACCTTACTCGCCTAACCGAAGGTACATGGACTGGCACTATGTGCTTGACTGAGCCCCAATGTGGCACAGATTTGGGCCAAGTTAAAACCAAAGCCATACCAAATGATGACGGAACCTATGACATCGTGGGCACCAAGATATTTATTTCTGCAGGTGAGCACGACCTAACTGAAAACATCATTCATATTGTGTTAGCTAGGTTGCCCGGTGCACCTGAAGGCACGCGCGGCATATCGCTGTTTATTGTGCCAAAAGTACAAGTTGATCAACAAGGCAACTTAGGCGAAGGCAACAAGGTCACGTGCGGTGCCATTGAAGACAAAATGGGCATCAAAGCATCGTCTACCGCCGTACTGAATTTTGATAATGCAAAAGGTGTGTTAATCGGGCCAGAAAATAAAGGCTTAGAATGCATGTTTACCTTTATGAATACGGCTCGCGTAGGCACCGCGCTGCAAGGTGTTTGCGCGTCTGAATTGGCTTACCAAAATTCCTTATTGTATGCCAAAGACCGTTTATCTATGCGAGCGCTAACCGGTAAAAAATGCCCAGATAAAGTCGCCGATCCCATCATAGTGCACCCTGATGTGCGCAAAATGTTGATGACCCAAAAAGCCATCTCTGAAGGTGGTCGCGCGATGATCTATTACACCGCCAAAATAGTCGATGAAATAGAAATGGCTAAGACTGACGCTGAGCGAGAAAAAGCGGATGACAGGTTAGGCTTTATCACTCCTATTCTTAAAGCGTTTTTAACGGAAATGGGCTGTGAAAGTACTAGCCAAGGCATGCAAATATTTGGCGGCCATGGCTATATTAAAGAGTGGGGCATGGAGCAAATCGTCCGTGATGTGCGTATCTCCACTTTGTATGAAGGCACTACCGGCATTCAAGCCCTCGATTTATTAGGCCGTAAAATACTGCTTACCCGTGGCAAGTCATTAAATGCGTTCAGTAAAGAAGTGCTGCTTTTCTGTAAAGACAAAAGCATGATTTCTAAAAACCCTCACAAGCGCCAAATGAACAAATTTATTTGGGCACTAAGCAAGAATGTGGCGAACTGGCAGCAATACACCATGCGCTTAGCGTTAAAAGCGAAAAAAGATCGCGATATTGTTGGCTCAGCCTCAGTGGATTACCTCATGTACTCAGGGTATATCATGATGGCATATTTCTGGGCGCAGATGGCCCAAACCGCTTATGAAAAGCTCGCGACCGACGTGGAAAATCGAGATTTTTACCGGGCCAAAATTAAAACCGCTGAATTTTATTTTGAGCGTTTACTGCCCAGAACAAAATCACTGGCCAAAACCATGATGGCAGATCCAAAAACGCTCATGCAACTTGATCAAGATTTGCTGTCTTTCTTGTAA